One Micromonospora sp. WMMD1120 genomic region harbors:
- a CDS encoding methyltransferase domain-containing protein: protein MRNDSSYDVRRIARSVTTEISRLGAQVDLFAAAEMGVYRRFGLRAGMAVADLGCGPGFLLKALRAAEPDLALTGVDIEPLLLERARDLLDDGGPAVELLEGSIEKTGLADESVDFVVSRLVLEHLADPGAALREVLRILRPDGIAVIVDNDFAMHVMTHPHIPELDDLYRAYCRSRSDEGGNPTIGRELPALLRAAGFTDVRFDVISAHSQVEGTAAFLRSEGSGIPVQLVRDGYLDSRTLARLTVGWRAMLRRDDHAIIRQLYAAAGRKARPADATR, encoded by the coding sequence ATGCGCAACGACAGCTCGTACGACGTGCGGCGGATCGCCCGGAGCGTCACCACCGAGATCAGCCGACTCGGCGCCCAGGTCGACCTGTTCGCCGCCGCCGAGATGGGCGTGTACCGGCGTTTCGGGCTGCGCGCCGGGATGGCCGTCGCCGACCTCGGCTGCGGTCCCGGCTTCCTGCTCAAGGCGCTGCGCGCGGCGGAACCGGATCTCGCGCTGACCGGGGTGGACATCGAACCGCTGCTGTTGGAGCGGGCCCGCGACCTGCTGGACGACGGTGGCCCGGCCGTCGAGCTGCTGGAGGGCTCGATCGAGAAGACCGGTCTCGCCGACGAGTCGGTCGACTTCGTCGTCTCGCGGCTGGTGCTCGAACACCTCGCCGACCCCGGGGCCGCCCTTCGTGAGGTGCTCCGGATCCTGCGGCCGGACGGGATCGCCGTCATCGTCGACAACGACTTCGCGATGCACGTGATGACGCACCCGCACATCCCCGAGCTGGACGACCTGTACCGGGCCTACTGCCGGTCCCGCAGCGACGAGGGGGGCAACCCCACCATCGGTCGGGAGCTGCCCGCGCTGCTGCGTGCCGCCGGGTTCACCGACGTCCGCTTCGACGTGATCAGCGCGCACAGCCAGGTCGAGGGCACCGCCGCCTTCCTGCGTTCGGAGGGCTCCGGCATCCCCGTGCAACTCGTCCGTGACGGCTACCTGGACAGCCGCACGCTCGCCCGCCTGACGGTGGGTTGGCGCGCCATGCTCCGCCGCGACGACCACGCGATCATCCGCCAGCTCTACGCCGCGGCGGGGCGCAAGGCACGCCCCGCCGACGCCACACGTTGA
- a CDS encoding alpha/beta hydrolase: MTGVRAELEVITAEPQAPRRGTLLFVHGGYHGAWCWEEYFLPYFSARGYHCVAPSLRGHAGSAGFEKLNSFGLRDFTDDVLSVLSDLPEPPVLVGHSMGAAITQRVLTERAGAVRGAVLMSAPPPTGIGAGVGMGWLRAGGWSVMWQLWRLHQGRLRADDSAVDSFPFSAFFHGDRTDQQRRDYVRRVQKESSRAGKELSRRFARVPAELRAPVLVLGGEHDWLFPPHLAHQTAQAYRTDAVLIPDSGHMVMLDTGWRRAAERIDEFLGGL; the protein is encoded by the coding sequence ATGACCGGGGTACGGGCCGAGTTGGAGGTCATCACCGCCGAACCGCAGGCCCCGCGGCGCGGCACCCTGCTCTTCGTGCACGGCGGCTACCACGGCGCGTGGTGCTGGGAGGAGTACTTCCTCCCGTACTTCTCCGCGCGGGGATACCACTGCGTCGCACCGAGCCTGCGCGGGCACGCGGGCAGCGCCGGGTTCGAGAAACTGAACTCCTTCGGCCTGCGTGACTTCACCGACGACGTGCTGTCGGTGCTGTCCGACCTGCCGGAGCCGCCGGTGCTGGTCGGGCACTCGATGGGCGCCGCCATCACCCAGCGTGTCCTCACCGAGCGGGCCGGCGCGGTACGCGGCGCGGTGCTCATGTCCGCGCCACCGCCGACCGGCATCGGCGCCGGCGTCGGCATGGGCTGGCTGCGCGCCGGTGGCTGGTCGGTGATGTGGCAGCTGTGGCGGCTGCACCAGGGGCGGCTGCGCGCCGACGACTCGGCTGTCGACTCGTTCCCGTTCTCCGCCTTCTTCCACGGCGACCGCACCGACCAGCAGCGCCGCGACTACGTCCGGCGGGTGCAGAAGGAGTCGTCCCGGGCCGGCAAGGAGCTGTCCCGCCGGTTCGCCCGGGTGCCGGCCGAGCTGCGCGCCCCGGTGCTCGTGCTGGGTGGCGAACACGACTGGCTGTTCCCACCGCACCTGGCCCACCAGACGGCGCAGGCGTACCGCACCGACGCGGTCCTGATTCCCGACAGCGGCCACATGGTCATGCTCGACACCGGCTGGCGACGCGCCGCCGAGCGGATCGACGAGTTCCTCGGCGGGCTCTGA
- the fabD gene encoding ACP S-malonyltransferase, with protein MIAYVFPGQGSQSVGMGAGLFEEFAELTAEADRILGYSVAELCAADPHGRLGQTRFTQPALYVVNALCHLHKLTSTGRAPDYVAGHSVGEYNALFAAGVFDFGAGLRLVARRGELMGMARGGGMAAVLGLPADEVAAALAAAGLDGVDLANLNTPTQVVLSGLRADIERAAPVLKAAGARGYTVLNVSGAFHSRYMRDAAESFAETLSTVPMSPPRIPVIANVTARPYPAGQIADLLARQITAPVRWTETVRHLLDLGVTDIEQVGPGKVLTGLVRAIRRDVAPSAGDRPAPTPVAAPPTPVATRLPVADGRPADLEAAAWLGDAEFRRHYGLRYAYVSGSMYRGIASPALVIRMARAGMLGFLGTGGLRPRQIDDAIAEVRRALGPGQVFGVNLLHDPGDPAGEDEQVDRYLRHGVRLLEASAFMDVSMALVRYRCLGLRRDAQGRVVAEHRLMAKVSRPEVARAFLAPPPEQLLRRLVADGRITDDQARLAAEVPMADDLTVEADSAGHTDGGVAYTLMPALRRLRDDLAAEHGYQQRVRIGAAGGIGTPEAAAAALILGADYLVTGSINQCTVEAGTSEPVKDLLQQMGVQDTAYAPAGDMFEIGARVQVLRRGVFFPARANKLYQLYQQHDSLESIDAKTRQQIEQRYFKRSFDDVFDLVRQYKGGDWPAGERLTPKQRMLAVFKWYFAYTSELALRGDPAGRVDYQVHCGPALGAFNSWVQGTEVADWRHRHADEIGLRLLAATSALLTDRLTAYGPGAGRATVAGDLVLAAAEGSRS; from the coding sequence GTGATCGCCTACGTCTTTCCCGGCCAGGGATCACAGTCCGTCGGGATGGGTGCCGGCCTCTTCGAGGAGTTCGCGGAGCTGACCGCCGAGGCGGACCGCATCCTCGGCTACTCGGTCGCCGAGCTGTGCGCCGCCGACCCGCACGGCCGGCTGGGCCAGACCCGGTTCACCCAACCCGCCCTGTACGTCGTCAACGCGCTCTGCCACCTGCACAAGTTGACCAGCACCGGACGCGCTCCGGACTACGTGGCCGGGCACAGCGTGGGGGAGTACAACGCCCTCTTCGCCGCCGGCGTCTTCGACTTCGGAGCCGGGCTGCGGCTCGTCGCCCGGCGCGGCGAGCTGATGGGGATGGCCCGGGGTGGCGGGATGGCAGCGGTCCTCGGCCTGCCGGCCGACGAGGTCGCCGCGGCGTTGGCCGCCGCCGGGCTGGACGGCGTCGACCTGGCCAACCTCAACACCCCCACCCAGGTCGTGCTCTCCGGGCTGCGCGCCGACATCGAGCGCGCCGCGCCGGTCCTCAAGGCGGCCGGGGCGCGCGGCTACACGGTGCTCAACGTCAGCGGGGCGTTCCACTCCCGCTACATGCGCGACGCCGCCGAGTCCTTCGCCGAGACGCTGTCGACGGTGCCGATGTCGCCGCCGCGCATTCCGGTGATCGCGAACGTCACCGCCCGGCCCTACCCGGCCGGGCAGATCGCCGACCTGCTGGCGCGCCAGATCACCGCGCCGGTGCGCTGGACCGAGACGGTGCGTCACCTGCTCGACCTCGGCGTGACCGACATCGAGCAGGTCGGCCCCGGCAAGGTGCTGACCGGCCTGGTGCGCGCCATCCGCCGCGACGTCGCCCCGTCGGCCGGCGACCGGCCGGCGCCCACGCCGGTCGCCGCCCCGCCCACGCCGGTCGCCACCCGTCTGCCCGTGGCGGACGGCCGCCCGGCCGACCTGGAGGCGGCGGCCTGGCTCGGCGACGCCGAGTTCCGCCGCCACTACGGCCTGCGGTACGCGTACGTCAGCGGCTCGATGTACCGGGGGATCGCCTCGCCCGCCCTGGTGATCCGGATGGCGCGCGCGGGGATGCTCGGTTTCCTGGGCACCGGCGGGCTCCGGCCGCGGCAGATCGACGACGCCATCGCCGAGGTGCGCCGAGCGCTCGGTCCCGGGCAGGTGTTCGGGGTCAACCTCCTGCACGACCCGGGCGATCCGGCCGGGGAGGACGAGCAGGTCGACCGCTACCTGCGGCACGGTGTCCGGCTCCTGGAGGCGTCCGCCTTCATGGACGTCTCGATGGCCCTGGTGCGCTACCGCTGCCTCGGGCTGCGGCGCGACGCGCAGGGCCGGGTGGTGGCGGAGCACCGCCTGATGGCGAAGGTCTCGCGACCCGAGGTGGCCCGCGCGTTCCTCGCCCCGCCGCCGGAACAGCTCCTGCGACGCCTGGTCGCCGACGGCCGGATCACCGACGATCAGGCGCGGCTGGCCGCCGAGGTGCCGATGGCCGACGACCTCACCGTGGAGGCGGACTCGGCCGGCCACACCGACGGCGGGGTCGCGTACACCCTGATGCCCGCGCTGCGCCGGCTGCGCGACGACCTGGCCGCCGAACACGGCTACCAGCAGCGGGTACGTATCGGCGCCGCCGGTGGCATCGGCACCCCGGAGGCGGCTGCCGCCGCCCTGATCCTCGGCGCGGACTACCTGGTGACCGGCTCGATCAACCAGTGCACCGTCGAGGCCGGCACCAGCGAGCCGGTGAAGGACCTGCTGCAACAGATGGGTGTGCAGGACACCGCCTACGCCCCGGCGGGGGACATGTTCGAGATCGGGGCGCGGGTCCAGGTGCTGCGGCGCGGCGTCTTCTTCCCGGCCCGCGCGAACAAGCTCTACCAGCTCTACCAGCAGCACGACAGCCTGGAGTCGATCGACGCGAAGACCCGCCAGCAGATCGAGCAACGGTACTTCAAACGCAGCTTCGACGACGTGTTCGACCTGGTCCGGCAGTACAAGGGCGGGGACTGGCCGGCCGGCGAGCGGCTGACCCCGAAGCAGCGGATGCTCGCCGTGTTCAAGTGGTACTTCGCGTACACCTCCGAGCTGGCGCTGCGCGGCGACCCCGCCGGCCGGGTGGACTACCAGGTGCACTGCGGCCCGGCGCTCGGCGCGTTCAACTCCTGGGTGCAGGGCACCGAGGTGGCGGACTGGCGACACCGGCACGCCGACGAGATCGGGCTGCGCCTGCTCGCCGCGACCAGCGCGCTGCTCACCGACCGACTGACCGCCTACGGGCCGGGCGCCGGCCGGGCCACGGTGGCCGGGGACCTGGTGCTGGCCGCCGCCGAGGGGAGCCGATCATGA
- a CDS encoding 4'-phosphopantetheinyl transferase family protein yields MSGCPTLSTGSAVLHPRERQRLLRMRHERRRADYLAGRRAVKAAVTHLRDAADPTAIWVEPGALHQPVLGGPGTGGLAVSLAHSHHLGAAVAFDVAHPVGVDLERVDPARAGILQSTLTAGERTITAGLGLAALTAATAVWTAKEALAKFLRVGLSVDLSLLEVATWRTEGEWWRLDYRHVVSLKALLLVVDDWVLALCLPARSTVSTPDVPDSLAAALLDDISRTLPPRAAVRVPAAHSTTERSWQ; encoded by the coding sequence GTGAGCGGATGCCCGACGTTGAGCACCGGATCGGCGGTGCTGCACCCCCGGGAACGGCAGCGGCTGCTGCGGATGCGCCACGAGCGCCGACGGGCCGACTACCTCGCCGGCCGGCGGGCCGTCAAGGCGGCCGTCACCCACCTCCGCGACGCGGCGGACCCGACGGCGATCTGGGTCGAGCCGGGCGCCCTGCACCAACCTGTCCTCGGTGGACCCGGCACCGGTGGCCTCGCGGTGAGCCTCGCGCACAGTCACCACCTCGGCGCGGCGGTGGCGTTCGACGTCGCCCACCCGGTCGGCGTCGACCTGGAGCGGGTCGACCCGGCGCGGGCCGGAATCCTCCAGTCGACGCTGACGGCGGGCGAGCGGACGATCACCGCGGGCCTGGGGTTGGCCGCGCTGACCGCCGCCACAGCGGTCTGGACCGCCAAGGAAGCATTGGCGAAGTTCCTACGGGTCGGCCTGAGCGTGGACCTGAGCCTGCTCGAGGTGGCGACCTGGCGTACCGAGGGGGAGTGGTGGCGGCTGGACTACCGCCACGTCGTCTCCCTGAAGGCGCTGCTCCTCGTGGTCGACGACTGGGTGCTCGCGCTGTGCCTGCCCGCACGCAGCACGGTTTCCACCCCCGACGTGCCCGACTCGCTGGCCGCCGCGCTGCTCGACGACATCTCCCGGACCCTGCCACCGCGTGCCGCTGTCCGCGTACCGGCCGCCCACAGTACGACCGAGAGGAGCTGGCAGTGA
- a CDS encoding Xaa-Pro dipeptidyl-peptidase translates to MRRWTAPAVVAVVTSLATLISTAPVAAKPVAATPSGSVVRHGVTQPVFSYADAIRETVYIESGVDGDRDGRPDRIAADVIRPRATGLGLKVPVIFESSPYYACCGRGNENEKKQAAADGDPSFFPLYYDNYFVPRGYAVVLADLSGTRASEGCVDLGGPNEIQGAKAVVDWLNGRARAYRGDGRPAAATWSTGRVGMIGKSWDAATVNGVATTGVAGLRTIVPIGGPVSWYDYHRDGGLPIQPPWPRPAQMFDQVNGRPAEVCAESRAMLDTAPDDATGNYNSFWAARDYVRDADRVRASVLLVHGLNDWNVDPEHVGAWWDALGRNGVPRKLWLSQVGHAEPFDFRRDQWMSTLHRWFDFWLHGIPNRIMSEPIVDIEHAPGRWTRHRSWPDRRATPVPVRLGAGAPDAPGVLTSGPVDAATRTFTDDPAQREAAMVENEQTVTPGRLVFLSPVLSRPVRISGTSYARLTARVNDTDTNLAVKLVDYGTATRVVTGLVFDNGVPAWSEGLVTLDTESCWGASTPADDPCYRETAERTAETPYDIVTRGWLDAKNRDSLLAETPLTPGETDTFTVPLQVDDHIFPAGHRIGVVVAGSDPFWTRPDTNRAQVELDLAASEIHLPVVGGVASLGF, encoded by the coding sequence ATGAGACGTTGGACTGCGCCAGCTGTCGTCGCGGTGGTGACGAGCCTGGCCACACTGATCAGCACGGCCCCGGTGGCCGCGAAACCGGTGGCCGCGACGCCCTCCGGCTCCGTCGTCCGCCACGGCGTGACGCAGCCGGTCTTCTCGTACGCCGACGCGATACGGGAGACGGTCTACATCGAGTCCGGCGTCGACGGGGACCGCGACGGCCGTCCGGACCGGATCGCCGCCGACGTCATCCGGCCCCGCGCCACCGGGCTCGGCCTCAAGGTTCCGGTGATATTCGAATCCAGCCCCTACTACGCCTGCTGCGGTCGGGGTAACGAGAATGAGAAGAAGCAGGCTGCCGCCGACGGTGACCCGTCCTTCTTCCCGCTGTACTACGACAACTACTTCGTGCCACGCGGATACGCGGTGGTTCTCGCCGACCTGTCCGGAACGCGCGCCTCGGAGGGCTGCGTCGATCTGGGCGGCCCGAACGAGATCCAGGGCGCCAAGGCCGTCGTGGACTGGCTGAACGGACGCGCGCGGGCGTACCGCGGCGATGGCCGGCCGGCCGCCGCCACCTGGAGCACCGGCCGGGTCGGCATGATCGGCAAGTCCTGGGACGCCGCCACCGTGAACGGCGTGGCCACCACCGGCGTGGCGGGGCTCCGCACGATCGTCCCGATCGGCGGCCCGGTGAGCTGGTACGACTACCACCGCGACGGCGGCCTGCCGATCCAGCCGCCCTGGCCACGCCCGGCGCAGATGTTCGATCAGGTCAACGGGCGTCCAGCCGAGGTGTGCGCGGAATCCCGGGCCATGTTGGACACCGCACCGGACGACGCCACCGGCAACTACAACAGCTTCTGGGCGGCACGCGACTACGTCCGCGACGCCGACCGGGTACGGGCGAGCGTCCTGCTGGTGCACGGGCTGAACGACTGGAACGTCGACCCCGAGCACGTCGGCGCGTGGTGGGACGCGCTCGGCCGCAACGGCGTCCCGCGCAAGCTCTGGCTGTCCCAGGTCGGCCACGCGGAGCCGTTCGACTTCCGCCGGGACCAGTGGATGAGCACCCTGCACCGCTGGTTCGACTTCTGGCTCCACGGCATCCCGAACCGGATCATGAGCGAGCCCATCGTCGACATCGAGCACGCCCCGGGCCGGTGGACCCGGCACCGTAGTTGGCCGGACCGGCGGGCCACACCGGTCCCGGTTCGGCTCGGCGCGGGCGCGCCGGACGCTCCCGGTGTCCTGACCAGCGGCCCGGTCGACGCCGCCACCCGTACCTTCACCGACGATCCCGCGCAACGCGAGGCGGCGATGGTGGAGAACGAGCAGACCGTGACGCCCGGCCGGCTGGTCTTCCTCTCTCCCGTGCTCTCCCGGCCCGTTCGGATCTCCGGCACGTCGTACGCACGGCTCACCGCTCGGGTGAACGACACCGACACCAACCTCGCCGTCAAGCTCGTCGACTACGGAACCGCCACCCGGGTGGTCACCGGCCTGGTCTTCGACAACGGAGTGCCGGCCTGGTCGGAGGGGTTGGTCACGCTGGACACCGAGAGTTGCTGGGGGGCGAGCACCCCGGCCGACGACCCGTGCTACCGGGAGACCGCCGAACGCACCGCGGAGACGCCCTACGACATCGTGACCAGGGGCTGGCTCGACGCCAAGAACCGGGACTCCCTGCTCGCCGAGACCCCGCTGACGCCCGGGGAGACCGACACCTTCACAGTGCCGCTCCAGGTCGACGACCACATCTTCCCGGCGGGCCACCGGATCGGCGTGGTGGTGGCCGGCAGCGACCCGTTCTGGACCCGCCCCGACACCAACCGCGCCCAGGTCGAGCTGGACCTTGCGGCCAGCGAGATCCACCTACCCGTGGTGGGTGGCGTCGCCAGCCTCGGCTTCTAG
- a CDS encoding histidine kinase, whose protein sequence is MRRLAWVGVGVVTVLAPWYGQPAALRATAWIVVLAATLAISSPRLPRVPLAAAAAVVSLGGSLWAWRFLGYGFVDPGNDSSRVLLWTTVEVGALAALAVVVARTAGRLAGVLLLPGVAIGFRLLPDAALGVQLFLGALGAVAVLAGALLGHYLRGLDELRVAAVRQARSAQRRTVAADLHDYVAHDIAGIAVLAQSARLVAESDPGATLEQVEQAATRALRRLDHSIRLLRDDEERAARQYGLAEVVDLVDVHPLPVELTVALTGRDDVPAAIQATAYRVVSEALTNVARHARPDAPVRVAVTRRDRQLDIVVANDLPPHATPPPASGSGGGLASLRARVEALDGAMRAGVQNGSWQVRVTLPIG, encoded by the coding sequence GTGAGACGGCTGGCCTGGGTGGGCGTCGGAGTCGTCACCGTTCTGGCGCCCTGGTACGGCCAGCCGGCCGCGCTGCGGGCGACCGCCTGGATCGTGGTCCTCGCCGCGACACTGGCGATCTCGTCGCCCCGGCTGCCCCGCGTGCCGCTCGCCGCCGCGGCGGCCGTCGTCTCGCTCGGCGGAAGCCTCTGGGCCTGGCGGTTCCTCGGCTACGGGTTCGTCGACCCCGGCAACGACTCCAGCAGGGTGCTGCTGTGGACCACTGTCGAGGTCGGCGCGTTGGCCGCCCTCGCCGTCGTGGTGGCCCGCACCGCGGGTCGGCTGGCCGGCGTGCTCCTGCTGCCCGGCGTCGCGATCGGCTTTCGGCTGCTGCCCGACGCGGCCCTCGGAGTCCAGCTCTTCCTGGGCGCCCTGGGTGCGGTGGCGGTGCTGGCGGGGGCGCTGCTCGGCCACTACCTACGCGGGCTCGACGAGCTGCGGGTGGCAGCCGTGCGGCAGGCCCGGTCCGCGCAGCGGCGCACGGTGGCCGCCGACCTGCACGACTACGTCGCGCACGACATCGCCGGCATCGCGGTGCTGGCGCAGTCCGCGCGACTGGTGGCGGAGAGCGACCCCGGTGCGACGCTGGAACAGGTCGAGCAGGCCGCGACCCGGGCCCTGCGGCGGCTCGACCACAGCATCCGGTTGCTGCGGGACGACGAGGAGCGCGCGGCGCGCCAGTACGGCCTCGCCGAGGTGGTCGACCTGGTCGACGTCCACCCGCTGCCGGTGGAGCTGACGGTGGCTCTCACGGGACGCGACGACGTCCCCGCCGCGATCCAGGCCACCGCGTACCGGGTGGTGTCCGAGGCGCTCACCAACGTGGCCCGGCACGCACGCCCCGACGCCCCGGTGCGGGTGGCGGTGACCCGACGGGACCGGCAGCTCGACATCGTCGTCGCCAACGACCTGCCACCCCACGCGACGCCGCCGCCCGCCAGCGGCTCCGGGGGCGGCCTGGCCTCGTTGCGCGCCCGGGTGGAGGCGCTCGACGGCGCCATGCGCGCGGGTGTCCAGAACGGATCGTGGCAGGTGCGCGTCACGCTGCCGATAGGCTGA
- a CDS encoding response regulator transcription factor, whose product MTTVVIADDHDMVRHGFRMVLSAQPDLTVVGEAGNGTAAWDLVRRLRPGVLLADVRMPGVDGLELVRRVGATPELATRVIVVTTFNDDEYVTRALRDGASGFLLKASAPGLLVAAVRAALAGDALISPEVTVRLLERLGPRDEPVRADPPLTPREREVAALVARGLSNEEISATLHVSPGTVKTHVAHISLKLGSVTRVRIAAWAWESGLVSRL is encoded by the coding sequence ATGACGACGGTCGTGATCGCCGACGACCACGACATGGTCCGGCACGGTTTCCGGATGGTGTTGTCGGCGCAGCCCGACCTCACCGTCGTGGGCGAGGCCGGCAACGGCACCGCCGCCTGGGACCTGGTCCGCCGGCTGCGCCCCGGGGTGCTGCTGGCCGACGTCCGGATGCCCGGCGTCGACGGCCTCGAACTCGTCCGCCGCGTCGGCGCGACGCCCGAGCTGGCCACCAGGGTGATCGTGGTGACCACCTTCAACGACGACGAGTACGTCACCCGGGCGTTGCGGGACGGGGCGAGCGGCTTCCTGCTGAAGGCCTCCGCACCCGGGCTGCTCGTCGCGGCCGTCCGGGCGGCGCTGGCCGGCGACGCCCTGATCAGCCCCGAGGTCACCGTCCGCCTGCTGGAGCGGCTCGGCCCCCGCGACGAGCCGGTCCGGGCGGACCCGCCGTTGACGCCCCGCGAGCGGGAGGTCGCCGCGCTCGTGGCGCGCGGCCTGAGCAACGAGGAGATCTCAGCGACGCTGCACGTGTCGCCGGGCACCGTCAAGACCCACGTCGCGCACATCTCGCTGAAGCTCGGCAGCGTCACCCGGGTCCGCATCGCGGCCTGGGCCTGGGAATCCGGCCTGGTGTCCCGCCTCTGA
- a CDS encoding tripartite tricarboxylate transporter permease, translated as MELLDNLALGFSTAFLVQNVLYCFVGVLLGTAVGVLPGIGPTATVAMLLPITFSFEPVTALIMLAGIYYGAQYGGSTTAILINLPGESSAAVTALDGHEMARKGRAGAALAVAAIGSFIAGTVATVVLAVAAPPLADVALRFGPADYFSLVLFGLVVSIALARGSALKALAMIALGVLLGTVGQDIYTGTPRFVFDQRELYGGIDFVSVAVGMFGVAEILRNLENEHTRSAIVSKVTNLWPTREERRRSVAPILRGTGIGSALGVLPGGGHVLASFTSYAVEKRVSKRPQEFGHGAIEGVAGPESANNAAAQTSFIPLLTLGLPAHPVMALMVGAFIVQGITPGPNVITDEPALFWGLIASMWIGNVLLLLLNLPLIGMWVRMLRIPYQVLFPMIILFAAIGTYSLSLNAYDVYAIAFFGILGYVLIKCGCEPAPLLLGFVLGPLLEEHLRRALIISRGDTSVFLTRPISAVFLALAVAALVVAVLPAIKRRREVVFAEEE; from the coding sequence ATGGAACTCCTCGACAATCTCGCGCTCGGCTTCTCGACCGCGTTCCTGGTCCAGAACGTCCTCTACTGCTTCGTGGGTGTGCTGCTCGGGACGGCGGTCGGCGTGCTGCCCGGCATCGGGCCGACGGCGACGGTGGCGATGCTGTTGCCGATCACGTTCAGCTTCGAGCCGGTGACGGCGCTGATCATGCTGGCCGGCATCTACTACGGCGCGCAGTACGGCGGGTCGACGACCGCCATCCTGATCAACCTGCCCGGTGAGTCCTCGGCGGCGGTCACCGCGCTGGACGGCCACGAGATGGCCCGCAAGGGCCGGGCGGGCGCGGCGCTGGCCGTCGCCGCGATCGGGTCCTTCATCGCGGGCACCGTGGCGACCGTCGTGCTGGCCGTCGCGGCCCCACCGCTGGCCGACGTCGCGTTGAGGTTCGGCCCGGCCGACTATTTCTCGCTCGTGCTGTTCGGCCTGGTGGTCTCGATCGCGTTGGCCCGGGGGTCGGCGCTCAAGGCCCTGGCGATGATCGCGCTCGGCGTCCTGCTCGGCACCGTCGGCCAGGACATCTACACCGGCACGCCCCGCTTCGTGTTCGACCAGCGCGAGCTGTACGGCGGGATCGACTTCGTGTCGGTGGCCGTCGGCATGTTCGGGGTGGCCGAGATCCTGCGGAACCTGGAGAACGAGCACACCCGTTCGGCGATCGTCAGCAAGGTGACGAACCTCTGGCCGACCCGCGAGGAACGGCGTCGGTCCGTCGCTCCGATCCTGCGGGGAACCGGCATCGGCTCGGCGCTCGGCGTCCTGCCCGGCGGTGGTCACGTGCTGGCGTCGTTCACCTCGTACGCGGTGGAGAAGCGGGTCTCCAAGCGGCCGCAGGAGTTCGGGCACGGAGCGATCGAGGGCGTCGCGGGCCCCGAGTCGGCGAACAACGCCGCCGCGCAGACGTCGTTCATCCCGCTGCTCACGTTGGGTCTGCCCGCGCACCCGGTGATGGCGCTGATGGTCGGCGCGTTCATCGTGCAGGGCATCACGCCCGGCCCGAACGTGATCACCGACGAGCCGGCGCTGTTCTGGGGTCTCATCGCGTCGATGTGGATCGGCAACGTGCTGCTCCTGCTGCTGAATCTGCCGCTGATCGGCATGTGGGTGCGCATGCTGCGGATTCCGTACCAGGTGCTGTTCCCGATGATCATCCTGTTCGCGGCGATCGGCACCTACTCGCTGAGCCTCAACGCGTACGACGTCTACGCGATCGCGTTCTTCGGCATCCTGGGCTACGTCCTGATCAAGTGTGGCTGCGAGCCGGCGCCGCTGCTGCTCGGCTTCGTCCTCGGCCCGCTGCTGGAGGAGCACCTGCGGCGGGCGCTCATCATCTCCCGGGGAGACACGTCGGTCTTCCTGACCCGTCCCATCTCCGCGGTGTTCCTCGCCCTGGCGGTGGCCGCGCTCGTCGTCGCCGTCCTCCCGGCCATCAAGCGGCGTCGCGAGGTGGTGTTCGCCGAGGAGGAGTGA
- a CDS encoding tripartite tricarboxylate transporter TctB family protein yields MERRRSFPDVLAGGVFVLIGGAFVVGALSYELGTPLRMGPGAFPLLVGAAVAALGLAIIGKGLVAGEVITFGPIPWRAVAVITLALLFFGLTVEGLGFVPTAAVTALLTTLASARVRLRTALAVAAGLTVASTLIFIVGLQLRIPLWGPWLGL; encoded by the coding sequence GTGGAGCGCCGCCGGTCCTTCCCGGACGTCCTGGCCGGGGGAGTCTTCGTTCTCATCGGTGGCGCGTTCGTGGTGGGGGCGCTCAGTTACGAGCTGGGCACCCCACTGCGGATGGGCCCCGGCGCCTTCCCGCTGCTGGTCGGCGCGGCGGTGGCCGCGCTGGGCCTGGCGATCATCGGCAAGGGGCTCGTCGCCGGTGAGGTCATCACCTTCGGGCCGATCCCGTGGCGGGCGGTCGCCGTCATCACGCTCGCGCTGCTGTTCTTCGGGCTCACCGTCGAGGGTCTCGGCTTCGTGCCGACGGCGGCGGTGACCGCCCTGCTCACCACCCTGGCCAGCGCGCGCGTACGGCTGCGCACCGCACTGGCCGTGGCCGCCGGGCTGACGGTGGCCAGCACGCTCATCTTCATCGTCGGACTTCAGCTGCGGATCCCGCTCTGGGGCCCCTGGCTCGGGCTCTGA